From Solidesulfovibrio sp., a single genomic window includes:
- a CDS encoding bifunctional metallophosphatase/5'-nucleotidase, producing MARFRQVATLLLTLLLSAATALAGGDFSLTILHTNDIHAHLASFDEYGAFCPKDKEAAGKCLGGAARLATAVARERAQGGHFLLLDAGDQFQGTLFFTKYKGEACAFFMNRLGYQAMALGNHEFDDGPGILANFIRSLKFPMLAANVDVEHSQELKGLVAPYVVLDIAGRKVGIVGATQPKADRISSPGPDVAFPAFIPSLAKAVAALKSQGVDIVIVLSHAGFSGDKKLAASVPGIDVIVGGHSHVLLGNGYPEAVGPCPLVVDGPDGGRTYLVTAGFWGRYLGVLHVDFDAAGRVAKAWGNPVALDAAMPQDPATLAEVERFATPLEAYRKTVLGQAASPVGAAMCRQEECAGGDLMAEALLAGGKSRGAVAALYNGGGVRAGIAPGDVTLGDVLTAFPFPNTLVVATLSGRDLLAVLEHGVSAVGLHEGSGRFPQVAGIRFAYDLARPVGKRVTGVEVADAAGRFALLDPNADYRLALTDFMFRGGDGYVTFGRKARDVDGDGDPVSELAAAWVRAHSPVDIKLDGRITASGVQ from the coding sequence ATGGCCCGATTCCGACAGGTTGCCACACTGCTCCTCACGTTGCTGCTTTCGGCCGCCACGGCCCTGGCCGGCGGGGATTTTTCGCTGACCATCCTGCACACCAACGACATCCACGCCCATCTGGCCTCCTTCGACGAATACGGGGCGTTTTGCCCCAAGGACAAGGAGGCGGCCGGCAAGTGCCTGGGCGGCGCGGCCCGCCTGGCCACGGCCGTGGCCAGGGAGCGCGCCCAGGGCGGCCATTTCCTGCTCCTCGATGCCGGCGACCAGTTCCAGGGGACGCTTTTTTTCACCAAATACAAGGGCGAGGCCTGCGCCTTTTTCATGAACCGCCTGGGCTACCAGGCCATGGCCTTGGGCAACCATGAATTCGACGACGGTCCGGGTATTTTGGCGAATTTTATTCGGTCTCTCAAGTTCCCCATGCTGGCCGCCAATGTGGATGTGGAACATTCCCAGGAACTCAAGGGGCTTGTCGCGCCATACGTCGTTTTGGACATCGCCGGGCGCAAGGTCGGCATCGTCGGCGCCACCCAGCCCAAGGCCGACCGCATTTCCAGCCCCGGCCCCGACGTGGCCTTTCCGGCCTTCATCCCGTCCCTGGCCAAGGCCGTGGCGGCGCTCAAGTCCCAGGGCGTGGACATCGTGATTGTCCTCAGCCACGCCGGGTTTTCCGGCGACAAGAAGCTGGCCGCGTCCGTGCCCGGCATCGACGTCATCGTCGGTGGCCACAGCCACGTGCTTTTAGGCAACGGCTATCCCGAGGCCGTGGGGCCGTGCCCGCTGGTGGTGGACGGCCCGGACGGCGGCAGGACGTACCTCGTCACGGCCGGCTTCTGGGGCCGCTACCTGGGCGTTTTGCACGTGGATTTCGACGCGGCCGGCCGGGTGGCCAAGGCCTGGGGCAACCCCGTGGCCCTCGATGCCGCCATGCCCCAGGACCCGGCCACCTTGGCCGAGGTGGAGCGCTTCGCCACGCCGCTGGAAGCCTATCGCAAGACGGTGCTCGGCCAGGCGGCCTCGCCCGTGGGCGCGGCCATGTGCCGCCAGGAGGAATGCGCCGGCGGCGACCTCATGGCCGAGGCCCTGCTGGCCGGCGGGAAATCGCGCGGGGCGGTGGCCGCCCTGTACAACGGCGGCGGCGTGCGGGCCGGCATCGCGCCGGGCGACGTGACGCTCGGCGACGTGCTGACGGCCTTCCCCTTTCCCAACACGCTGGTGGTGGCCACGCTGTCCGGCCGGGATTTGCTGGCCGTGCTGGAGCACGGCGTGTCGGCCGTGGGGCTCCACGAAGGCAGCGGCCGGTTTCCCCAGGTGGCGGGCATCCGCTTCGCCTACGACCTGGCCCGTCCCGTGGGCAAGCGCGTGACCGGCGTGGAGGTGGCCGACGCGGCCGGCCGGTTCGCCCTGCTCGACCCCAACGCCGATTACCGCCTGGCGCTGACCGACTTCATGTTCCGGGGCGGCGACGGCTACGTGACCTTCGGCCGCAAGGCCCGGGATGTGGACGGCGACGGCGACCCCGTCTCGGAGTTGGCCGCCGCCTGGGTCAGGGCCCATTCGCCCGTGGACATCAAGCTCGACGGCCGCATCACGGCCTCGGGCGTGCAGTGA
- a CDS encoding diguanylate cyclase, whose amino-acid sequence MDFGTILRPLKTLKDFASKGLRRFAPRRSPSGEAPDSPDALETLFQDTSLLVVYKDTQNSILRANNAAQNMAGAFRELTGRDFDEVFPENARCNRADDLEIIASGKPKHHGLASATTSDGSRRWYSIDKLPVKRQDGSVAGIIVLALDITTLKQPEERLPQAASHFQDLTGHIPAGVYTLRLRPDGSARFEYVSKMLCRMLGLRCEDALRDAESVHGTILPQDRDSLDQANMRAAKTITPFQWEGRSRVYGQTKWIRIESNPIKLPDGDSLWNGIVVDITDRKRMEEKLKELATIDDLTGLANRRHFMELGDFLFESSDRYNIQLAVALFDIDHFKIVNDTYGHAAGDAILQRLGELAREGFRSCDVIGRLGGEEFGIILPQADAREAFAALDRFRETVRATTVCHDSHALSVTISCGVCQRTSPEVPLAALLENADKALYAAKKNGRDKTVLFDRAQHARPGV is encoded by the coding sequence ATGGATTTCGGGACGATCCTGCGACCGCTGAAAACGCTCAAGGATTTCGCTTCCAAGGGCCTGCGGCGTTTTGCGCCGCGCCGTTCCCCGTCCGGGGAGGCCCCGGACTCCCCCGACGCGCTGGAAACGCTCTTTCAAGACACGTCGCTCCTGGTCGTTTACAAGGACACGCAAAACAGCATCCTGCGCGCCAACAACGCCGCCCAAAACATGGCCGGCGCCTTCCGGGAACTGACAGGCCGCGACTTCGACGAGGTGTTCCCGGAAAATGCCCGTTGCAATCGGGCCGACGACCTGGAAATCATCGCTTCCGGCAAACCGAAGCATCACGGCCTCGCCAGCGCAACGACGAGCGACGGATCGAGACGGTGGTACTCCATCGACAAACTGCCCGTGAAACGCCAGGACGGCTCCGTCGCCGGAATCATCGTGCTCGCCTTGGACATCACGACCCTCAAGCAGCCGGAAGAACGCCTGCCCCAGGCCGCATCCCACTTCCAGGACCTTACCGGCCACATCCCCGCCGGGGTCTACACCTTGAGGCTTCGTCCCGACGGAAGCGCAAGATTCGAATATGTCAGCAAGATGCTCTGTCGGATGCTCGGGCTGCGGTGCGAGGACGCGCTGCGGGATGCCGAGTCCGTCCACGGCACCATCCTGCCGCAGGACAGGGATTCCCTCGATCAGGCGAACATGCGCGCCGCCAAGACGATCACGCCCTTCCAATGGGAGGGGCGCAGCCGGGTTTACGGCCAGACCAAATGGATCCGGATCGAATCCAACCCCATCAAGCTCCCCGACGGGGACAGCCTCTGGAACGGCATCGTCGTCGACATCACGGACAGAAAACGCATGGAGGAGAAGCTCAAGGAGCTCGCCACCATCGACGACCTCACGGGCCTGGCCAATAGGCGGCACTTCATGGAGCTCGGCGACTTCCTGTTCGAATCCTCCGATCGCTACAACATCCAACTGGCGGTCGCCCTTTTCGACATCGACCACTTCAAGATCGTCAACGACACCTACGGCCACGCCGCGGGAGACGCGATATTGCAACGTTTGGGCGAGCTCGCCCGTGAAGGGTTCCGCTCATGCGACGTCATCGGCCGGCTTGGCGGCGAAGAATTCGGCATCATCCTGCCGCAGGCGGACGCGCGCGAAGCGTTCGCCGCGCTGGACCGCTTCCGGGAAACGGTGCGGGCGACGACGGTCTGCCATGACTCGCACGCCCTCAGCGTGACGATAAGCTGCGGCGTCTGCCAGCGCACATCCCCGGAGGTGCCCCTTGCCGCTCTTTTGGAAAACGCCGACAAGGCGCTTTACGCCGCAAAGAAAAACGGCAGGGACAAGACGGTCCTTTTCGATCGGGCGCAGCATGCCAGGCCGGGCGTATGA
- a CDS encoding DEAD/DEAH box helicase — protein sequence MSFDSFCLHPTICANIARIGYETPTPIQAEAIPHVAAGRDIMGLAQTGTGKTAAFLLPIIQRLMTTKPEKRGVRALILAPTRELAEQIYQAGVDLGRGTRLRATVIYGGVGMFPQVRALRQGVDIVVACPGRLLDHMNQGNVRFDALETLVLDEADHMFDMGFLPDLKRILSALPEKRQTLLFSATMPPAISGLAGETLTDPVTVRIGHLAPLSTVEHAIYPVSGHQKPHLLQHLLGEAGNDSVIVFTRTKHRAKNLAQQLCRAGHKATCLQGNLSQRQRQIAMDGFRRGTFQVLVATDIAARGIDVSQVAHVINFDIPDTAEAYTHRIGRTGRAEREGQAHTFVTGEDMGMVRAIESHMKKPLPRREVAGFEPDPDEFRRPSAPARYPGRGRQGYQGDRPRQGGYRAQGDRPREDRPRADRPMAARPRSDRPRDDRPMAARPRDGERRSTFGLSRNPAEGQGDNRPRRQLREAVSAA from the coding sequence TTGAGCTTCGATTCTTTTTGCCTCCATCCGACCATTTGCGCCAACATCGCGCGCATCGGCTACGAAACCCCGACCCCCATCCAGGCCGAAGCCATCCCCCACGTGGCCGCCGGCCGCGACATCATGGGCCTGGCCCAGACCGGCACCGGCAAGACCGCCGCGTTTTTGCTGCCCATCATCCAGCGCCTCATGACCACCAAGCCGGAAAAACGCGGCGTGCGCGCGCTCATCCTCGCCCCCACCCGTGAACTGGCCGAACAGATCTACCAGGCCGGCGTGGACCTCGGCCGGGGCACCCGCCTGCGGGCCACGGTCATCTACGGCGGCGTGGGCATGTTCCCGCAAGTGCGCGCCCTGCGCCAGGGCGTGGACATCGTCGTGGCCTGCCCCGGGCGCCTGCTCGACCACATGAACCAGGGCAACGTCCGCTTCGACGCCCTGGAGACGCTGGTCCTCGACGAGGCCGACCACATGTTCGACATGGGCTTTCTGCCCGACCTCAAGCGCATCCTGTCGGCCCTGCCCGAAAAACGGCAGACTCTGCTTTTCTCCGCCACCATGCCCCCGGCCATCTCGGGGCTGGCCGGCGAAACCCTGACCGACCCGGTCACGGTGCGCATCGGCCACCTGGCCCCGCTCTCCACCGTGGAACACGCCATCTACCCGGTCTCCGGCCACCAGAAGCCCCATCTCCTGCAGCACCTGCTCGGCGAGGCCGGCAACGATTCGGTCATCGTCTTCACCCGCACCAAGCACCGGGCCAAGAACCTGGCCCAGCAGCTGTGCCGGGCCGGCCACAAGGCCACCTGCCTGCAGGGCAACCTGTCCCAGCGCCAGCGGCAAATCGCCATGGACGGCTTCCGGCGCGGCACCTTCCAGGTGCTCGTGGCCACGGACATCGCCGCCCGGGGCATCGACGTGTCGCAAGTCGCCCACGTCATCAACTTCGACATCCCGGACACGGCCGAGGCCTACACCCACCGCATCGGCCGCACCGGCCGGGCCGAACGCGAGGGCCAGGCCCACACCTTCGTCACCGGCGAGGACATGGGCATGGTCCGGGCCATCGAGTCCCACATGAAAAAGCCCCTGCCCCGCCGGGAAGTGGCGGGCTTCGAGCCCGATCCCGACGAGTTCCGCCGCCCGTCCGCGCCGGCGCGCTACCCGGGCCGGGGCCGCCAGGGCTACCAGGGCGACCGCCCCCGCCAGGGCGGTTACCGCGCCCAGGGCGACCGGCCGCGCGAGGACCGTCCCCGCGCCGACCGGCCCATGGCCGCCCGGCCCCGGTCCGACCGGCCGCGCGACGACCGGCCCATGGCCGCCCGGCCGCGCGACGGCGAGCGCCGCTCCACCTTCGGCCTGTCCCGCAACCCGGCCGAGGGCCAGGGCGACAACCGCCCGCGCCGGCAGCTGCGGGAAGCGGTCTCGGCCGCCTAA
- a CDS encoding HPP family protein — protein sequence MYTKMEYVTMLLVVGMVALAQYVGVNDVIFPEIAALAFGAWVMEDRPWPGAAWTIWFSPTLGAATGVLIVHCLATSLVLMVAVAFLFVLLELKVCRSAMSPSFSAAILPIIAHVEGWVYPASVCLATAVIALLTHRNDTRKARHGKAAFKKPPPRSGHETHRQEWAHYGKLVLFIALVAALCAQSDWLYIMSPPLIVAFIELNHPGSALRRQSMPRFTLLLFACALAGTLWMALVTRLASGPPWLAAGLAVATALLLAKRLRLASPPALALALIPTILPPRFLYVYPLQVLAGSLLFIAASRLWFKSAASA from the coding sequence ATGTATACGAAAATGGAATACGTCACCATGCTGCTCGTCGTGGGCATGGTCGCCCTTGCCCAATACGTGGGCGTCAACGACGTCATTTTCCCGGAGATCGCCGCCCTGGCCTTCGGGGCCTGGGTCATGGAGGACCGGCCCTGGCCCGGGGCCGCCTGGACCATCTGGTTTTCCCCCACCCTCGGGGCCGCAACCGGGGTCCTCATCGTGCACTGCCTGGCCACCTCCCTCGTGCTCATGGTTGCCGTGGCCTTCCTCTTCGTCCTGCTGGAACTCAAAGTCTGCCGCTCGGCCATGTCCCCGTCGTTTTCCGCGGCCATACTGCCGATCATCGCCCATGTCGAAGGCTGGGTCTATCCGGCCTCCGTGTGTCTGGCCACGGCCGTCATCGCCCTGCTCACGCACCGCAACGACACACGGAAGGCGCGCCACGGCAAGGCCGCGTTCAAAAAGCCGCCGCCCCGCTCCGGGCACGAAACACACCGCCAGGAATGGGCCCATTACGGCAAGCTGGTCCTGTTCATCGCGCTCGTGGCCGCGCTGTGCGCCCAATCCGACTGGCTCTACATCATGTCGCCGCCGCTGATCGTGGCCTTCATCGAGCTCAACCACCCGGGAAGCGCCCTGCGGCGCCAGTCCATGCCGCGCTTCACCCTGCTGCTTTTCGCCTGCGCCCTGGCCGGCACGCTGTGGATGGCGCTGGTGACGCGCCTGGCCTCCGGCCCGCCGTGGCTGGCCGCCGGGCTCGCCGTGGCCACGGCCCTGCTTTTGGCCAAACGCCTGCGCCTGGCCTCGCCGCCGGCCCTGGCCCTGGCGCTTATCCCGACCATCCTGCCGCCCAGGTTCCTGTACGTCTATCCGCTGCAGGTCCTGGCCGGGAGCCTCCTGTTCATCGCCGCAAGCCGGCTCTGGTTCAAATCCGCCGCCTCGGCCTGA
- the wrbA gene encoding NAD(P)H:quinone oxidoreductase — protein sequence MNVLIVYYSLYGHVAAMAQAVAEGVHQVPGITATLRRVPETLSAEIIEKMGATEAQKTLSTVPVCTLEELEHADAIIFGTPTRFGNMCGQMRQFLDATGQIWMRGGLVGKPGGVFCSTATQHGGQETTLMSFIQTLLHQGMIVIGLPYAYAGQMRIDEITGGSPYGATTIAGGDGSRMPTETELDGARFQGRHIAEITKKLRA from the coding sequence ATGAACGTGCTGATCGTCTACTATTCGCTTTACGGCCACGTGGCGGCCATGGCCCAGGCCGTGGCCGAGGGCGTGCACCAGGTGCCGGGCATCACCGCCACCCTGCGCCGCGTCCCCGAAACCCTTTCGGCCGAGATCATCGAAAAAATGGGCGCCACCGAAGCGCAGAAAACCCTGTCCACCGTGCCCGTGTGCACCCTGGAAGAGCTCGAACACGCCGACGCCATCATCTTCGGCACGCCCACCCGCTTCGGCAACATGTGCGGCCAGATGCGCCAGTTCCTGGACGCCACCGGCCAGATCTGGATGCGCGGCGGCCTGGTCGGCAAGCCCGGCGGCGTGTTCTGCTCCACGGCCACCCAGCACGGCGGCCAGGAAACCACGCTCATGTCGTTTATCCAGACGCTGCTCCATCAGGGCATGATCGTCATCGGCCTGCCCTACGCCTACGCCGGCCAGATGCGCATCGACGAAATCACCGGTGGTAGCCCCTACGGCGCCACCACCATCGCCGGCGGTGACGGCTCGCGCATGCCCACGGAGACGGAACTCGACGGCGCCCGCTTCCAGGGCCGCCACATCGCCGAGATCACCAAGAAGCTGCGCGCCTAA
- a CDS encoding proline dehydrogenase family protein gives MNPALDDAIRQRGKAFFASIRGESPSIFNKGFWTGKVMDWAMQNEAFKVQLFRFVDVLPYLTTSGNLSRHIEEYFTGGEAGDIPAVLKWGAEKSGMFGGVAAKLMGKAIRSNIEGMARQFIVGEQTREAVKNLSKIRKDGFAFTVDLLGEATVSEIESDAYRDGYLEVLDAIAAEQASWKPFGAATDGLDWGSAPKVNASIKPSALFSQARPMDFEGSVEGILARLRPVYRKIVAMGGALCIDMEQLKYKDITIELFKRLRAEPEFRDYPYLSIVLQAYLRDTEHDAAALIAWGRAEGLPFGIRLVKGAYWDYETVIAKQMGWPVPVWTRKPESDIAHEKIARLILENSDLVYFQCASHNIRTISNVMETAAQLGVPENRYEFQALYGMAEPVRKGLLKVAGRVRLYCPYGELLPGMAYLVRRLLENTANESFLRLSFADGEAEDILLENPQKTLERELAKAPAKATAAPASPASLDGLTAFRDEPLADFTVETLRKAFPEAIAAVRAKAGRELPLWIGGKAVATADRIPTVNPADPTEVLAQVCQAGTAEVDAAIAAAEAAFAAWRDKTPRERAEVLLKAAAIARRDIVALSAAQVLEVGKQWDQAYNDVGEAIDFLEYYAREAVRLGTPRRMGREPGEKNHLFYEGKGVAAVIAPWNFPLAISVGMTAAAIVTGNTVVYKPSGLASLVGHGLVDIFKEAGLPDGVFNFCPGRGSVMGDHLVAHPKVSTIAFTGSMETGLRIQEKAAKVHPGQAYCKKVIAEMGGKNAIIVDDDADLDEAILGVVYSAFGFQGQKCSACSRVIVVDSIYDKFITRLTEACASLKIGPAEDPENAMGPVVDASQQAKVRQYLEIARKEGKVLVERQASGQGYYAPLVVVAGIRPEHRLAQEEVFGPILAVMKAESFDQAIAWAMGTPFALTGGVYSRSPRHLEKARKEFRVGNLYLNRNCVGAMVGRQPFGGSRMSGVGSKAGGPDYLLQFVDPRVVTENTIRRGFTPIDEDDEWFD, from the coding sequence ATGAACCCCGCACTCGACGATGCCATACGCCAGCGTGGCAAAGCCTTTTTCGCCAGCATCCGCGGCGAGTCGCCGTCCATTTTCAACAAGGGCTTCTGGACCGGCAAGGTCATGGACTGGGCCATGCAGAACGAGGCCTTCAAGGTCCAGCTGTTCCGGTTCGTGGACGTCCTGCCCTACCTGACCACGTCCGGAAACCTGTCGCGCCACATCGAGGAGTACTTCACCGGCGGCGAGGCCGGGGACATTCCGGCCGTGCTCAAGTGGGGCGCCGAGAAATCGGGCATGTTCGGCGGCGTGGCGGCCAAGCTCATGGGCAAGGCCATCCGCTCCAACATCGAGGGCATGGCCCGGCAGTTCATCGTGGGCGAGCAGACCAGGGAAGCCGTCAAGAATTTGAGCAAGATCCGCAAGGACGGCTTCGCCTTCACGGTCGATCTTCTCGGCGAGGCCACGGTCTCCGAGATCGAGTCGGACGCCTACCGCGACGGCTACCTGGAAGTGCTCGACGCCATCGCCGCCGAGCAGGCCTCCTGGAAGCCCTTCGGTGCCGCCACCGACGGCCTGGACTGGGGCAGCGCGCCGAAAGTCAACGCCTCCATCAAGCCCTCGGCGCTTTTTTCCCAGGCCAGGCCCATGGATTTCGAGGGCTCGGTCGAGGGCATCCTGGCCCGCCTGCGCCCGGTCTACCGCAAAATTGTCGCCATGGGCGGGGCGCTTTGCATCGACATGGAGCAGCTCAAGTACAAGGACATCACCATCGAGCTGTTCAAGCGCCTGCGGGCCGAGCCGGAATTTCGCGACTACCCGTATCTCTCCATCGTGCTCCAGGCCTACCTGCGCGACACCGAGCACGACGCGGCCGCGCTCATCGCCTGGGGCCGGGCCGAGGGCCTGCCGTTCGGCATCCGCCTGGTCAAGGGCGCCTACTGGGACTACGAGACGGTCATCGCCAAGCAGATGGGCTGGCCGGTGCCGGTGTGGACGCGCAAGCCCGAATCCGACATCGCCCACGAAAAAATCGCCCGGCTGATCCTTGAAAACAGCGACCTCGTCTATTTCCAGTGCGCCTCCCACAACATCCGCACCATTTCCAACGTCATGGAGACGGCGGCGCAGCTCGGCGTGCCGGAAAACCGCTACGAATTCCAGGCGCTCTACGGCATGGCCGAACCCGTGCGCAAGGGCCTTTTAAAGGTCGCCGGCCGGGTGCGCCTGTACTGCCCCTACGGCGAGCTGTTGCCCGGCATGGCCTACCTGGTGCGCCGGCTGCTGGAAAATACGGCCAACGAATCGTTTCTGCGCCTGAGCTTCGCCGACGGCGAGGCCGAGGACATCCTGCTGGAAAACCCGCAAAAAACCCTGGAGCGCGAGCTGGCCAAGGCGCCGGCCAAAGCCACGGCCGCTCCGGCTTCGCCCGCTTCGCTCGACGGGCTCACGGCCTTTCGCGACGAGCCCCTGGCCGATTTCACGGTGGAAACCCTGCGCAAAGCCTTCCCCGAAGCCATCGCCGCCGTGCGGGCCAAGGCCGGGCGCGAGCTGCCCCTTTGGATCGGCGGCAAGGCCGTCGCAACCGCCGACCGCATCCCCACCGTCAACCCGGCCGACCCGACCGAGGTCCTGGCCCAGGTCTGCCAGGCCGGCACGGCCGAGGTGGACGCGGCCATCGCGGCGGCCGAGGCGGCCTTCGCCGCCTGGCGCGACAAGACCCCCCGCGAGCGCGCCGAAGTGCTGCTCAAAGCGGCGGCCATCGCCCGGCGCGACATCGTGGCCCTGTCCGCGGCCCAGGTGCTCGAAGTCGGCAAGCAGTGGGACCAGGCCTACAACGACGTGGGCGAGGCCATCGACTTCCTGGAATACTACGCCCGCGAGGCGGTGCGCCTGGGCACGCCGCGCCGCATGGGCCGCGAGCCCGGCGAGAAGAACCACCTGTTCTACGAGGGCAAGGGGGTGGCCGCCGTCATCGCGCCCTGGAACTTCCCCCTGGCCATCTCCGTGGGCATGACCGCCGCCGCCATCGTCACGGGCAATACGGTCGTGTACAAGCCCTCGGGCCTGGCCTCCCTGGTCGGCCACGGCCTGGTGGACATCTTCAAGGAAGCCGGCCTGCCGGACGGCGTGTTCAACTTCTGCCCGGGGCGCGGTTCGGTCATGGGCGACCACCTGGTCGCGCATCCGAAAGTCAGCACCATCGCCTTCACCGGCTCCATGGAAACGGGCCTGCGCATCCAGGAAAAGGCGGCCAAGGTCCATCCCGGCCAGGCCTACTGCAAGAAGGTCATCGCCGAGATGGGCGGCAAGAACGCGATCATCGTGGACGACGACGCCGACCTCGACGAGGCCATCCTGGGCGTCGTCTACTCGGCCTTCGGCTTCCAGGGCCAGAAGTGCTCGGCCTGCTCGCGCGTCATCGTGGTCGATTCCATCTACGACAAGTTCATCACGCGTTTGACCGAAGCCTGCGCGTCCCTCAAGATCGGCCCGGCCGAGGACCCCGAAAACGCCATGGGCCCGGTGGTCGACGCGTCCCAGCAGGCCAAGGTCAGGCAATACCTCGAGATCGCCCGCAAGGAAGGCAAGGTCCTGGTCGAGCGGCAGGCGTCCGGCCAGGGCTATTACGCGCCCCTGGTCGTGGTCGCCGGCATCCGGCCCGAGCATCGGCTGGCCCAGGAAGAGGTCTTCGGCCCGATCCTGGCCGTCATGAAGGCCGAAAGCTTCGATCAGGCCATCGCCTGGGCCATGGGCACGCCCTTTGCGCTTACCGGCGGCGTTTACTCCCGCAGCCCCCGCCACCTGGAGAAGGCCCGCAAGGAATTCCGCGTGGGCAACCTCTACCTCAACCGCAACTGCGTCGGGGCCATGGTCGGGCGCCAGCCCTTCGGCGGCTCCAGGATGTCGGGCGTGGGCTCCAAGGCCGGCGGCCCGGACTACCTGCTGCAGTTCGTGGACCCGCGCGTGGTCACGGAGAATACGATCCGGCGCGGGTTTACGCCCATCGACGAGGACGACGAGTGGTTTGATTAG
- a CDS encoding DMT family transporter, which translates to MPDQKKATRYGLATVAMWSTVATAFKLSLAHLTPLQLLFFASLASCLVLGLVLAATGRLGALFALSRPQWRRSMLLGALNPFLYYTILFAAYDLLPAQEAQPLNYTWAITLSLLAVPLLGQKLRRRDLLALVVSYAGVVVIASHGDVLGLRFASPFGVALALVSTLVWALYWILGAKDDRDPVVGLLANFLCSLPLTLLAVLCFSDPWPGSWAGLAGAAYVGVFEMGLAFVTWLTALRCAVNAARVANLIFLSPFLSLVLIHFLVGEAILPSTVVGLVLILAGLGAQRAGR; encoded by the coding sequence ATGCCCGACCAGAAAAAGGCCACGCGCTACGGCCTGGCCACCGTGGCCATGTGGTCCACCGTGGCCACGGCCTTCAAGCTGTCGCTGGCCCACCTGACGCCCTTGCAACTGCTTTTTTTCGCCAGCCTGGCGTCGTGCCTGGTGCTCGGGCTGGTGCTGGCGGCCACGGGGCGGCTGGGGGCGCTTTTCGCCCTTTCGCGGCCCCAGTGGCGACGCTCCATGCTCCTTGGGGCGCTCAACCCGTTTCTCTACTACACCATCCTTTTTGCCGCCTACGACCTGCTGCCGGCCCAGGAGGCCCAGCCCCTCAACTACACCTGGGCCATCACCTTGTCGCTTCTGGCCGTGCCGCTTTTGGGCCAGAAGCTGCGGCGCAGGGACCTGCTGGCCCTGGTGGTGAGCTATGCGGGCGTGGTGGTCATCGCCAGCCACGGCGACGTGCTGGGCCTGCGCTTCGCCAGCCCGTTCGGCGTGGCGCTGGCCCTGGTCTCCACGCTGGTCTGGGCGCTGTACTGGATTTTGGGCGCAAAAGACGACCGCGACCCGGTGGTGGGGCTGCTCGCCAATTTCCTGTGCAGCCTGCCGCTGACGCTGCTGGCGGTGCTGTGTTTTTCCGATCCCTGGCCGGGGTCATGGGCGGGGTTGGCCGGGGCGGCCTATGTGGGCGTTTTCGAGATGGGGCTGGCCTTCGTCACCTGGCTCACGGCGCTTCGATGCGCCGTCAACGCCGCCCGGGTGGCCAACCTCATCTTTTTGTCGCCCTTTCTCTCGCTGGTGCTGATCCATTTTCTCGTCGGCGAGGCGATTCTGCCGTCCACGGTGGTGGGGTTGGTGCTGATCCTGGCCGGGCTGGGGGCGCAGCGGGCGGGGCGCTGA
- a CDS encoding Lrp/AsnC family transcriptional regulator — MIDEIDRRILMILQDNARTSNADIARAVSMAPSAVLERVRKLERKGVIIGYEARIDPSAVELDLTAFTFVKTDEPVGAIDTGEQLAAVPGVQEVHYVAGSAAYLIKVRVPDTRSLAELLKVIGRLSTVRDTNTTVVLQTVKETGALPLGISPEPGEEQ, encoded by the coding sequence ATGATCGACGAAATCGACCGTCGCATTTTGATGATCCTTCAGGACAACGCCCGCACCTCCAACGCCGACATCGCCCGGGCCGTGTCCATGGCCCCCTCGGCCGTGCTCGAACGCGTGCGCAAGCTCGAACGCAAGGGTGTCATCATCGGCTACGAGGCCCGCATCGACCCCTCGGCCGTGGAATTGGACCTCACGGCCTTCACCTTCGTCAAGACCGACGAGCCCGTGGGCGCCATCGACACCGGGGAGCAACTGGCCGCCGTGCCCGGTGTCCAGGAGGTCCACTACGTGGCCGGTTCGGCCGCCTACCTCATCAAGGTCCGCGTGCCCGACACCCGCAGCCTGGCCGAACTGCTCAAGGTCATCGGCCGGCTGTCCACCGTGCGCGACACCAATACCACGGTGGTGCTGCAAACCGTCAAGGAAACAGGGGCCCTGCCCCTGGGCATTTCACCAGAACCCGGAGAGGAGCAATGA